CAGGTCCACGGCGAGTGTGCGGGTCAGGGACAGCAGTGCCGCCTTTGCCGCCGTGTAGTCGTGGTACGGCACTACGGGGTTTTGGAACAGGTTGGTGCCAATGTTCACGATTCGGCCAAAGCCGTGGGCCTTCATGCCTGGCAGGGCCGCCTGAGTGGTGTTCAGCGCACCGCGCACGCTTCCGGAGAACTGGGCGTCAAAGTCGGCCCAGGCGATGGTGCCGGCGGTGGAGCGGGCGTCACCGTTGAAGGAAAAGTCGGCCAAGGCGTTGTTCACCACAGTGGTGATGGCAGCACCAAAGTGCCGTTCCGCGGCCGCGAACAGGGCTGCGACGTCCTCCGGGTTGGTGACGTCGGCCTGTACGGCCAGGGCCCGCCCGGGGCCGGCATTGGCGGCCAGCGCCTCGGCGGCGTCTGCACTGCTGCGGTAGTTGACCACCACGCGGGCTCCGGTGCCCAGGAACGCCTGGGCGATGTGGGCGCCCAGTCCGCGGCCGGCACCGGTGACGAGGACTACTTGTTCTGGAAACTGCATGGTTCTCCACCTTGGATTAGGCGAAAAGATGGGCACGGCAAAGCGCCATTAACATGGGTGGCGCGCAAGAAACCGGCAGGACATCCCTTCGCTAGTGCTAACTAGATCAGGTTCAACGGGTGTCTTTCTCAGCCCGCCAAGGGCACCCCGTGTCACTGCCAGCGAGTCTAGCCGACCCCATTTATCCAGAAGCACCCAGTGCCCGTTTGTTACGTCCGCGCGAGGGCGTCGATATCCTCCAAGAAGTCCGCTGCCACGGCATCGCTGACGGTGGCTCGGGTGTCGGCAATGGTCTCCAGGTAGTCCGCTGTCACCGGGCCGCGGGGGCCGGCGGCGGGAGCGTGGCTGACGTCGTCGTACACGGCCTTTTCCAGGGCCCGCTGCGAGGCGCTGCGGGCGGCAAATTCGATATCCGCCGGGGAGAACCCGGAGCTGGCCGCGACCAACCCGGCCACATCCACCTCCTCCACCACCGTCTCCGGAATAAACCGGCGCCACATGGCGGTGCGGGCGTCGTCGTCCGGCAGGCCGATGGGAATGACGTAGTCAAAACGGCCGTGGCGCAGGAAGGCCGAATCCAGGGAGCGGATGAAGTTCGTGGCGCATACCAACAGTCGGCCGGGCTGGTCCCGGAATGCCGGAATGATCTTCAGAAGCTCGTTAGTTACTCCCTGCATGGGCGAGGGCGGCTCCCCCGAACGCTGCGAGGCGATCTCCTCAACCTCGTCAATGAACACCACGGCATGTTCGAGTTCGGCGATGTCCAGAAAGGTTTGGCGCAGGGCCCCGGCCAGGCCGCCGGGCTCCCCCGCCAACCGGGAGGGGAAGACTTCCACGAACGGCCATTCCAGGCGGGACGCCATGGCTTTGGCAAAGGTGGTCTTGCCGGTGCCGGGCGGGCCAAACAGCACGACAGCGCGTGGGGGCACCACACCGAATTCGTCGGCCAGGTCCGGCTCTGCCAGGGGCAGCACCAGACGCCGTTCCAGCAATTCCTTCTCGGCGGTCATACCTGCCACCCGGTCCCAGAGGTCGCGCGGAAGCAACCGTCCGCCCAGTTCGTCCAAGGCGCCCAGCTCGGCGCGCTGGACGGGGATGCGGCGTTCAAAATAGCGCAGGTTCTTTTTCACCACGAAGCCCCGGTTAGTGAACGCCTCCACGCGGGTCTCCGTTTCCGGCATGAGTGCAGAGAGCTTGTTCAACCCGTGGGCCGCCATGCGGTTCTCGACGGCGGCCAGCAGCGAGGTGCCAATCCCGCGTCCGCGAAATTCCGGCAGGGTGGACAAAAACACGATCCAGCCCTGGTCGTGGGCGGCGCGCCCCACCGCAGCGCCAATCACTTGTTCGCCCTGGACAGCCACCACGGCATGGTCCTTCTCGCACGAGGCCAGCACCTCGGACAGGTCATAGACCGGTTCCACTTTGGTGGCGCGCAGGGACTGCCAAAGTTGCAAGATCCCCTCCACATCCTGGGAATGAAAGTCCCGAATCTTCCATGACGTCATTGTTTAGCGCTCCTCTGCGTTGCCGTGCTTCGCATCATGGCATGGCTGGGGCTCCACGTCGACAGCTGTCCACGCAGTGTTAGCCCGCACAGTGGCCGTTCGCTCAGTCTCATAGATTCTTTATGCGCACTGCCCGGGGTCGCACCCTGCGCAGCTTGGCCAGTGGCGCAAGAACCTCACCCGGACACTGCGCATAAACGCCGGATCCGCCGAGAGTTACCGGACCCGTACCGCTTCGCCGGCGTCGCGCGTCAACAGGGCCGCCTCGACCACCGGGTACAGCATGAGCAAACCCAGCACGGCGAACGTCCACTGGTAGGCGGTCACCGGCGGCGCACCGCCCAGCAGCGACTCGGACGCGCGCAGGATCAACGCGCCCACGGCCACGCCCAGGCAGGTGGCGATTTGGGCAATGGTGGAGGAGAGCGTGTTGGCCCCGGCCATGCGCGCCTGCGGCACATCGGCAAACTGCAGCGTGTTGTAGGCGCTGAACCCGATGGAACGCAGCACACCGCTGGCAAACAGCACGGCGGCAATGACCGGCAGCGGTGTGGCCGGCCCCAGCAACGCACAGGCGCCCAGGACCAGGGCGCCGCCGGCATTGCTGAGCAGCAGCACCTTCTGGAACCCAAAGCGGCGGATGAGCGCAGACGTGGCCGGCTTGATCAGCACGTTCCCGGCAAACATGGCCATGGTCATCAGCCCGGCCCCAAACGCGTTCCAGCCAAAACCGAGCATGAACATCAGCGGCAGCAGGAACGGCACGGCGTTGATCACCAGGCGGTACAGGGCGCCGCCGCCGTTTCCTACGCGAAAGGTGCGGATGCCCAGGGCACGCAGGTCCAGCAGCGGGTGGCGGGAGCGCTTGAACCACCACAATGCGCCCGCACCGGCGCCCAGAGCCAGCAGCAGCCACAGCACGACGCCGGCCCAGGGCGCGGGTACCGAGCCCACCAGTTCCAGCACAATCACCAAAGCGGCCAAGGAAACGCCGCAGAGGATAAATCCTGTCCAGTCCGGCGGGGGAAGCTTGTGCGCCCTGATGTTCGGCACCACACGCAGGGCCACCATAAAGGCGATGATGCCCAGGGGGACGTTGATGAGAAAGATCCAGTGCCAGCTGGCGTAAGTGGTGAGCAGCCCGCCCAGTGCCGGGGCAATCACCGGTGCGATCAAGGCCGGCCAGGTCAGGTAGGCGATGGCTTCCAGGAATTCCTTTCGGTCCGCATCCCGGAGCACCACCAGCCGGCCCACCGGCACCATTAATGCCCCGCCCAGGCCCTGGAGCATGCGGGCGCCACACAGAAAGGCGAGGTTGGGGCTCAGTGCGCACAAAAGGGAAGCCACGGTGAAGATGGCGATGGCTGCGGTAAACACCCGACGGGCCCCGTAGCGTTCTGCCAGCCAGCCGCTGATGGGGATGCCCACGGCCAGCGTGATCAGATAACTGGTCATGGCCAGGTTGATGTCCACGGGCCGGACGCCGAGATCGTCGGCAATGCCTGCCGCCGCGGTGGCGATGATGGTCCCGTCGAGGATTTCCATGAAGTACGTCCCGGCAACCAACAGCGCAAGGACGCGGCTGAAGGACGGGGCCACGGCCGGCGTCGTACGGGTTCTGCTCACCGGCCAAGCGTAGCCACCCAGACGACAAGTGACACAACTCATACAGCCATGTGGAAACAATTCACACCATTTCCACGCTATCCATCCACGAACACCTTCTTCGAAACAGAAAGCCGGACCCGTGAGCATTGACATCGCGCAGGAAATCAACGTGCAGGATGAATT
This region of Arthrobacter alpinus genomic DNA includes:
- a CDS encoding ATP-binding protein — protein: MTSWKIRDFHSQDVEGILQLWQSLRATKVEPVYDLSEVLASCEKDHAVVAVQGEQVIGAAVGRAAHDQGWIVFLSTLPEFRGRGIGTSLLAAVENRMAAHGLNKLSALMPETETRVEAFTNRGFVVKKNLRYFERRIPVQRAELGALDELGGRLLPRDLWDRVAGMTAEKELLERRLVLPLAEPDLADEFGVVPPRAVVLFGPPGTGKTTFAKAMASRLEWPFVEVFPSRLAGEPGGLAGALRQTFLDIAELEHAVVFIDEVEEIASQRSGEPPSPMQGVTNELLKIIPAFRDQPGRLLVCATNFIRSLDSAFLRHGRFDYVIPIGLPDDDARTAMWRRFIPETVVEEVDVAGLVAASSGFSPADIEFAARSASQRALEKAVYDDVSHAPAAGPRGPVTADYLETIADTRATVSDAVAADFLEDIDALART
- a CDS encoding MFS transporter; translation: MSRTRTTPAVAPSFSRVLALLVAGTYFMEILDGTIIATAAAGIADDLGVRPVDINLAMTSYLITLAVGIPISGWLAERYGARRVFTAAIAIFTVASLLCALSPNLAFLCGARMLQGLGGALMVPVGRLVVLRDADRKEFLEAIAYLTWPALIAPVIAPALGGLLTTYASWHWIFLINVPLGIIAFMVALRVVPNIRAHKLPPPDWTGFILCGVSLAALVIVLELVGSVPAPWAGVVLWLLLALGAGAGALWWFKRSRHPLLDLRALGIRTFRVGNGGGALYRLVINAVPFLLPLMFMLGFGWNAFGAGLMTMAMFAGNVLIKPATSALIRRFGFQKVLLLSNAGGALVLGACALLGPATPLPVIAAVLFASGVLRSIGFSAYNTLQFADVPQARMAGANTLSSTIAQIATCLGVAVGALILRASESLLGGAPPVTAYQWTFAVLGLLMLYPVVEAALLTRDAGEAVRVR
- a CDS encoding 3-oxoacyl-ACP reductase, whose amino-acid sequence is MQFPEQVVLVTGAGRGLGAHIAQAFLGTGARVVVNYRSSADAAEALAANAGPGRALAVQADVTNPEDVAALFAAAERHFGAAITTVVNNALADFSFNGDARSTAGTIAWADFDAQFSGSVRGALNTTQAALPGMKAHGFGRIVNIGTNLFQNPVVPYHDYTAAKAALLSLTRTLAVDLGPANISVNMVSGGLLRTTDASAATPEEVFDYIAAATPLRRVTTPAELADTVLFFASPWARSVTGQNIMVDGGLVMN